In Leishmania braziliensis MHOM/BR/75/M2904 complete genome, chromosome 27, the DNA window CAGTGGGGCGCCGCGCTCGCCTACACACCCCACTACTGCCGTTACGCACACATCGCCCTCGTTTTagtctcttttgctttccttttgacggcggtgacgtgacgggctgcggctgtgacggcggcgacgcggcgggctgcggctgcgcgagtggcgacggcggtcgCAGTCAAGCGAGTCagagcggcgacggcggtcgCAGTCGAGCGAGTCagagcggcgacggcgacggcggtcgCGAtcggacgaggaagaggacgagcgacgacggcgatggcgctCGCTGCTGTAGCGTTGGGAGTCGCGCGAATGCTCCTTGCACTGTGCCGCCACGTGTCCCTCTTTGTCGCACCGGCGGCAGATCAGCGGAAGTCGTTGCTCCACCTTCACACGGGTCCCCATAAAAGTCTCGCCCGACTTACTGATGGCCCGCTTGGCATTCTCGGCCGAGGTGAAGGCCACAAACGCAACGCCGATCTCTGGCTTGACGTACACGTCTGTTATCGGCCCGCAGtcgggggagaagaaagcgcgcagcgcctccttggTGACGTCAGAGGGGACGCcgtggacgacgacgcggacGTCCAGCGCCCGCCGTTTCGGCCCAgaggcaccggcgccgtcaTTGCCGTGGCGCGACGCGTCGCGCCGGGACGCAGGCGCAGACGCATCATCGCGTGGAGGACAAGGCCGCACGACGACGGGACTGCCGTTCACATTGGTTCCATCAAGCTTCAAGGCCTTCTTGTACGCCTCATCCGTCACGTAGCCCACGAAAGCCATGTGGCGGGCGGGAATCAGGTGGAGATCGCAGATGGCTCCGCACGCACCGAAGGCGTCGCGCAACTGCGCCCGCGTTGTATGAGGAAAAATCGACGTGACCAAAATCTTATTCTTGGATGTCCTCTCGGTCTCCGCCGAACGACGTACCGGCAAGCTGGTGCCCGGTTCCGctggagctgcggctgcagtcGCGTTGCCGTTGGTATCGCCgacagcgtcagcagcggtggtctTAGCGAGGGCCTCCGGCTCCCTCATCGCAGCGGCGGTTGGTGCCACAGCGGAGATGTAGATTGGGATGTCCTCCTGGaagtcgctgccgctgatcGACACAGCACTGACGGCATCCTCGGGTTTGTCGAAGACGACCTCCACAGCCGGCGCGATTCCGGAagtcggctgctgctgctgctgctgctccgtggAGGGCATGTGCACCTCTGCCACGTTGCCGATTCGAGTGAAGAAGTCAAAAATGTCATCCTCCGTCGCCGAGGCCGGCATGCCGGTTACATAGACAGTGCAGGCACTCATGATGACGTGTCCACCCCCCCGTGTTGTTCTCTCTGTTTCACTttaaagagagaaaagctgAGAAAAGGGCATGCAAAGCACCCGCCTCTTCGTGTGCGTCCCCGAGTAGCGCTACAGGAGGGGCcagaaaacaagagagagagagagaacccAATCCAACCCAACCACTGTGCGGAGAGtcagccgcagacacgcgaACGCACGCCGAAAGGGTGAAGGGTATGCAGAAGACAAGAACCCACCAACAGCGCCAGCCCAAGACACCTCTTGAGAtgcacaacaacaacgcgcAGAGGGACGAATGCTCCACAACGCAAGAAGAGTGAATCACCGCGCGCGTCAGAGAGCTAAGAGGATCAAAGGAAGCGATAGTTTTAGTGGGATTGATTATGCTTAGAACAGTGGAaatagtggtggtggtggtggtggtggtggtggtggtggtggtgggggcgaTGATGCTGGACGTGTCGTATGAACGAATACAGAAgcaaacgaaagagagagagagagacacgaggaggagaaagaggggggaggggcaaacaccgcaacacacacacgcacacgcacacacgcgtacaaGATCAAGACACTCACGGAGActggaaaagagaaagcgagagagggaggagggagggcggcgTTCGAAACGGGTGAGCTTTTGAGGCCACGAAATCGTCTATATCGCTTttgcgctctttttttttttggttaTTCTTCCGCGTCGtatgggggagagagagagtggagagagggaagtgTGGCGCGTCAGTgcgggtgggggaggggcagggagagggggcacGCAAGGTTTGAGTTCGGCGAGGCGGAAAAGGCAccgaagaggggggaggggaggggagggggggacaaggcacacacacgcatacgtgtaggcaaagagggagagggacacGAGAGCAGCGAAATAACGAAAGAAACGCGTGTATGAGAAGCGAGGAATGTTCAGGCGAGGTGTGGGATGCAAACGAAAAGACATGAAAGAAGATGAAGGGGGCTGAAGGGTGGGGTGCGTGTGGCTTTGTTTCGTCTTGgcaggaagaaggggggaggggaagagagtccgaggcggagaagggggcgaggggggggacGGCGCTGAGAGACCAGCATGTAGGCAGGTGTGCTCTTCTTTGCGTAGAGGTACACGTGCATACCCAcattctctcctcctcctcctctcccagGAGGCGCAGTGACAGGCACGTACAGGCACACAGATACTACCACAGCTACCATCCGTCGTCGCTCCTGCTTCCTTCGCaccgtttctctctcgctttctcctcctcttactgctcccaccctctctcgATGTCCGCTATGCCtcacccacccgcccacagggaaagagagacataCTCCATCCAGTGAACACAgctcgctctcgctgcggctgctaTTGTAGCCGCTATTGCCGCTTCTCTGCCACTAAAGCTTGTGCGCTTCAGCACGGGCGCTGTTGTGTGAGTGTATAGTTGAATCGCTGTAGAGATCGCGTCATCCTTAGCACATCAGCGGCTAAAGTGCTGACCcactcgctgcgctgccggtAGCTGCTTCCTGTTACTGTTCTACGAGTCACTGCTGctccggtggtggtggtggtgggtggacGGGGCTGTCACCCTGTCCCCCCTCTCGTTACATTCGGTCACGAGCATGTCCCACCCCAAGGCCCATGCATGTATGAGCCTGttcttgtttgcttgttttctcttttgtaCGTATGACTGCCTGAGTATGTACGTAACCTTgtggcgtgcgtgggtggatAAGCGGCTGCCTGTGTGCTCCACTCATCCCAGCGCTCATGTGCAATGGATGCTGCTCATCGTCCGCGTTAGGGTTgtccccacacacacgcattcaCCCTCTTCCCACCCTCCCTCGTGCCCGCTCTACCTCCCACAACCTTCGCTCACGATTAAGGGTGGTCGTGCGtagacatacacacacatacacatgcatACATATAAATCCTCTTCCACTCTACTGTCTGCACAATCCTTGCGCTCGACACACCTGATTGTGTTGGCCTTCCTCTTTACCCATCCCACCGCAGACGCCAAGCTCCGGCAGCAACTCTCGCACATCAGACACCCGCAGGCACACTTCGAGAACGCTGTCCCCTGCCGTCGAagttcctcctccccttcaaCACACCCCATTACTGTAATCCAGGTGAAAGTGCCTCTCGCTCCGCTCATCTCGTTccgtcccctctctcacgtAGCCACGGCCTCACCATCATACCCCACTCCCGTGTCGCTGTCAGCTCTGTGAGAGTTGTGTCCCAGTTTTAACCAGTCCAGTTTCATCGCTGCAACCAGAACAAGATGGAGGGCGAAGCTTCGGTCCCTGAACAAACCTCCATCCCCAGACACTGCTCTGCGCCATGCTGCTCAGCAATTGCCATGCTGGTTAGGCTCGCTCCTCTCCGCTTGCGCACCGTGGGGCTTCGTGTATCTCTCTCAGTGACGCGCTGTACGCATCCACCATGTGCTGCATCAACATGGACTTCATGAGGAACAGCTCATGCATGACAGGGTGGCCACGCGGCACATCCACCAGGCGGTTCGTGATAATATCCCACGGCgaggtgagcagcagcactcgtCCAGGGTGGTGAAGCTCATGCGAGAGGTCCCGCACATCGTACGTCCTGCCTTCACTCTCCAAAGGCAAGCTCCCGAGATGGGATCTGCCCTGAGCGCCACCGTCCGTCGATGTGAGCAGTTCGTCGAACTGAGGAGTACCAGCCACGGAAGTCGCAGAACGGGATGCAGTGGAAGATGAGGCGATCGCCTTCTCCTTTGGTGCTGCCACAATCACATCGATCTCCTCAGCACCCACTGCACCTCCCCTTGCACCAACGAACCCACTTGGCGTGCGCACTTTACTCATCGCTCCGAAAACTGAGGCTTGCACGGGGTCCTCCACGGTATCatccgctgctgttgctgtgttGTCTTTCGGGAGACGCGCCAATGATGCCTTCACGGTGGTGATTGGGGTGGGCATCGCGGACATGCCAACCATCCCCATCTCCTCATGTGCGCCGGTATCCGCAccgtgcgccgctgcgtctcGCTCGCACAACTCTCGTAGCACCTGATGCTCTGCATCTGCGGTGGCCGGGGTCAAAGCCGAGGAGGCTGCAGCTGACGGCACCTCTGCAGAGGCGGCAATCTGAGGCTCGACCACTTGCCGCAACAGTCGATCAACAGTGTTCAACTGCAGCCGCGGCACGCAGTCGAAGCCATTCACGACATTCCACACTGGGAAGCACGCCGCTGGTGTACTTTGCGGCGCAGTATCGCGACTACTGTAGCCACCGTCGCCCCGCGTGCTCACCTCGTCAAAGCATGAGGCAGCTGGCAAGGACAAGGTCGGCATCGGCGCGAACGCGATCACGTGAATACGCTTGAGCACCGCCGGAGGTAGTGCTTGGTCATAGTGCAGCCTCGTGGCGAAGAGCACGGCAACACCGCCGCCTAGTGAGTGGCCTGTGATGAGGATCGAATAGGAAGGGTGCTCCGCCGCAAGTTGCTCGAGCCCGTCGAGAAGGCCATCTGGCGTGTCTAGCGGTTGCAGCGCGCACGGCTCCAGTACGGTCATCACCGACTCCTTGGACGCTTCAGGGGCGCCGATGTCGTCTGTTTTACTGCTGGTAGAATGGAATGAGGTCGGTTCCTCCACACTTACAACCCTCCTCGCTGGAGGTGAcggagccgccgctgcccgtACGTTGAGGCGACGTGTTGCGTCCTCCGCAGTGGCAGAGGTCTTGTCTGTGGCACCCGCGACAGCCGTCATAGCCGCACctgttttctttcgttgctccaccctctccccatACCGCGAGGAGCGCTGATCAAAAAGCGTATtcaccacctccgctgcgCCTTGATGGGCGTGGCCACCGCAGAATGGCTGAGTGGTCGCCGCGAGGTCTGTGATTATGTCGAAGGTGCTTAACGTCCCGCGGAAGGAGACGACGATGCTGCCAGCGACGTCGTCCACGAGGAGGACGTAGCTCGGCTCGGTCACCTGTGAGCCCCACCGCGACAGCTGCAGAGCACTCGGGGGCAGCCCCAGCAAGGTTGTCACCGCCGCGTCATTTACCTGCTTCGGTACTtcgacggcgctgcggttgAGCGTGAAGAGCAGTGCGGCGGAGagggtggaagagagggagccgCGCCGGTACACCTCTCCGTAGACTGCGGTGGCGTACCGCATGGCCTGCCAGAGCAGGAACTGCACCGGATAATGAGCGATGGGCCACGTTGATGGTGTGGCGTCTTCATTGCCATTGGACGCCGTCCACTGTGCTGTCATCGGTGTCGTTGCCTCCCTGctgaagggggaagggaagaagcCGTTGCCGCCGGCACCGCTCACACTCGTCTTGAGATTTTCGAAGACGAGCTTGTCCACGCGCAGCGGCCGCATGGCGGCGAAGACGGACGTGGGGGatgtggtggcggtgacacCAGTCCGCGCTTGCTGGTGTAGTCGCACTTCATCCCAGCTAATGCCGCGGAGGAGTGCCGTGTCATCTAGAGATGCCACACACGCTGCATACAACGTCTGGTGCGCGCTGCTCAGATCCTGCATCGCCGAGTACCGCTTCACAAACGTAAGCGGCGTCATCGTCGGATAGCGCGCAATCACCTTGTCGAGtagcgcgcacacgcccccAAGTACGGCCTTCACAttggcggcgcggcggttGTACGCACCGTCATCGGTGTGGAGGTAGCTCTCGAGAATTGCCTTGACGCGGTCCCATGAAAAGGGTCTACTGGCCGTTAAAGACGATGCAATCCCTGTTGCAACCGCCGCCAACGTTGGGGatgcggaggtggtgggggaggaCGAGGCTGATGTGGACGAAGAGGACAGTATCTGATGCGCGGCCGGCGAAAGCACCTCGCACGCCTGCGTCTGCCGCATCTTGGTGATGCAGTGAAAGTGCAAGACAAGGTCACAGATATCGCACCGGTAGCCCTCTTTGCCGAATCCAAGCAACGGCTGAGACGGAGCTGCAGTAACAGCAGTCAGCCCTGGCGaggacgtcgaggaggacGGAGAGCACACCGCCTCAGACGGTGTGCTCTGATCACTGGCTGAGGTCGAGTTCGCAGATTTTGTGATGAGTAATTCAGGGAGTGATAACAACAGAGCGAaaggcgacgacgaggcagTGCCTGActgcggcgtcgtcgacGTCGTCTCCGGCGGCTGTGGATTCAACCAGATCCTCTTGAGCATTGCTGCCTTGCACACCTCACACAGAGCAGGAAGAAAAAACTGTGTTGGCCGCAGCTGATGGACGTGCATCGGGGACAAGGacgacagcggtgcgcgGCACTCGGGCACAGTCCTCGTGCTGCCAGCACCCTCCGCCCTACCGCCAAGCCCGCCGGTTCGCATTGGTGTAGATGGATCCATCATGCGCTCTGCAACCGGGTATATGTCCGCCAGGGACAAGTACGACAGgaagctgctgaagaagGCATTGTCAGAAATGAAATCGGCCAGCATGGTGGATCGAGCGGGTGGCGGCGACCACGATCGGTTGGCGGCCACCTCCACCAATGTATCGTTGGGATcgggcggtgctgcttcacACGTGCGCGGGGGGGCCTTCGGtgaggctgcagcagctgctgctgctattgATTCCGACGACCTTGTTGCTGCTCCCTGTTGTTGGCCTTCCCTGAAGAGCTTtagcaccgccgccttctgCTCGGTAAGATACTGCAGGAAGTCTGAGGATGACATCACATCTGCCGGTGTAGACGGTAgagtggtgctgcagccaaCAGGTGCTGACGCGGCTGTCGCTACAGCCTCCGTCGCATCACCCACCGAAGAAGTCGATGCGGACGCACTCGTCATTGGTCAACAACGGCGACACGCCTATGCAGTTGCCGGTATAGTTTAGAaggagagacggaggagcggaaacagaaaaaaaaggccaGAGATGTGCCTACGCGTGTGCTATGccgtccaccaccaccaccaccaccatcctcGGTGCGCGACCAGTTCCTCCAGAACACTTCCTATGAATTAATCACTTGGTGTGGGTGGCAGCCGGCACGCACGTGATGAAGTCTCGAGATCTAAAGGTGTTGCACGTGATAGCCAACGAAAGCGCCTGTCTGTGGGTCTGTGCGAAGTAAGCGAGCGGGCTTGACTGCGCACGTCGGTCTTGTTTCGATGCCCAATATGTGAACCCAACCGTCTCTTTCACTTTTGTTGCCCCACTTATCGAGACGAAaggggagggtgggtggggaacGCGGAGAAGTGTGTGCAGAGACGGATGGCGGGCGAGAGAGCGCGCCGAGCGCCAAAAAGACACCAAAACACAGCCAAGGCGAGGAGAGCAgaagtgaaaaaaaaaaaaacgagagtTGCCCCGCCACGAGTCAAAGGCGAAAGAGACACAAAGAgtaagcagcagcagcagcagcagtggtagTACTAGTGGTAGTGGTAGTGGtagcgcgcgtgtgtgtgtgtgtatgtgcgttgGCCTGAGTGTCACAGTCGAGTAAGTCAGCGCTATGATTCGTTATTGACAGGATGGCACGAGCAGTACTGCAACCTTGGCCAGTGCTAGAGAGAGCCTGTTGGTCTGTCGGAGTGCACATGCCTTTAAAGTGTAGGGCATtagaagaagaaacaaacaggagggaaggaaggagggggcgaTGGCAGCAGTaactacacacacacatgcacaatGATGCGTGTTCAGCAAGAGCGCTTCGCTGAGTGAACGTGCGTAGGCATTAGATCGGCCACCTCATGGGTTCAAAGAATCAGGAAGAAGCCCGCAAAAAGGCCGACGCTTCAGCGCGAGAGCCACACTCCCTTTTCTATGCTTCCCCGCCGCCGTGGTACACGAGGGCAAGCCCCCCACTACACACCCGGCCTGTCTCACAcag includes these proteins:
- a CDS encoding putative RNA-binding protein, whose protein sequence is MSACTVYVTGMPASATEDDIFDFFTRIGNVAEVHMPSTEQQQQQQPTSGIAPAVEVVFDKPEDAVSAVSISGSDFQEDIPIYISAVAPTAAAMREPEALAKTTAADAVGDTNGNATAAAAPAEPGTSLPVRRSAETERTSKNKILVTSIFPHTTRAQLRDAFGACGAICDLHLIPARHMAFVGYVTDEAYKKALKLDGTNVNGSPVVVRPCPPRDDASAPASRRDASRHGNDGAGASGPKRRALDVRVVVHGVPSDVTKEALRAFFSPDCGPITDVYVKPEIGVAFVAFTSAENAKRAISKSGETFMGTRVKVEQRLPLICRRCDKEGHVAAQCKEHSRDSQRYSSERHRRRRSSSSSSDRDRRRRRRSDSLDCDRRRRSDSLDCDRRRHSRSRSPPRRRRHSRSPSRHRRQKESKRD